In Bradyrhizobium guangxiense, the genomic window CATTTGGTGCCGACGACGATCATCCGAGCTTACCAGATTCTCCAGTTGATACCGTGATGATCTATCCTAATCCGGCTAAGGACGTGGAGACCACCCAATATCCTTATGCGGAGCTATTCCGTGATTTCGCCTCGGCAACTTGCAGACCCAACTCGGTGGTGGTGACCTACGGCTACGGGTTCGGTGATGACCACATCAACCGTGTTCTGCTCGATATGCTGTCGGTTCCGTCCGCACACCTCGTGATCATCGCCTTTGAACTAGACGATCGCATCAAGGGATTTCTCAATCAAACTCGTCCTGCACAAGTCAGCCTCCTCGCCGGCAACCATTTCGGAAGCCTCCAGCACCTCGTCGACGATTATCTGCCAAAGCCCGCGCTCGATTACATCACCGGGCGTATGTCTGACTTGCTGAAGAACCGCGCTTTCGCAGATGCCGCTGCGGGCCTGGCGCCAGCCGAACCGAGTCAGCCGCCAGCGGGCTCTGGAGGAGGAACGTGAGCTCCCCGATCGAACGGCTCGCTGAACTGGTCATCGGCACGGTCGAGTCGATCTCCTCGGATGAGATCCGTGTGCTGCTCGATCTCGATGCGCCACAGGCTACTGCGCTCAACACCGGCACACCGATGAGCTTCCCAAGGCTCAATAGTTACGTGCTGATACCGAATGAGGCTGGTGCTACCGTCGCCTACGTCACGTGGATCGGGATTGAACGATCGCCGTACCCCAAACGGTCGGGGCTTAAGGATTTCGGCCTGATCGATCTGCCATTCCCTCTGCGGAAGATGTCGCTCACTCCGATCGGCACCCTGTCTGTCGCTCGAAACCGACGCGAGGGAAGCAGTATGTTCGAATTGAGTCGAGGAATCGTTGCGTTCCCTTCGGTAGGCGATCAGATACCAATCCCAACGCCGGAACAAATCACAGCTATCGTCGGAGCAAAGGACAAGGACCGCCGCGTTCGCATCGGCTCGTCACCGCTGGCTGCAGATACCTCAATTATGGTCGATCCCGATAAGATCTTCGGGCGGCACGTCGCCGTACTCGGCAACACCGGTAGTGGAAAATCCTGCTCCGTCGCTGGGCTGATCCGCTGGTCACTCGATGCGGCGCAGGCCGCTCTTGAGAATGGCACAGAACAGCCGAATGCGCGGTTTATTATTCTTGATCCTAATGGGGAGTACGCCAAAGCATTTGCAGATAGGGGCGGAAATATCCGCCTGTTTCGTGTCCCGCCCATCGACCTCAACAGGGGTGAACGCGCGCTCCGTCTGCCGGCCTGGCTCTGGAACGGTCACGAGTGGACCGCGGTATCGTTCGCACGACCCGGAGCGCAGCGGCCCCTGCTGCTCCAAGCGCTTCGTGAACTAAAGAACGGGCAGCTGGCGGGGACGCCTCGCCAAACTATCGTCAGGCGGCATTTGTATTCCTATCGCATCATGATCGCCGCTATGTTGGCCGAAGGTGCCGCGACCTACGCTGGCAGCGCAAGCAATCGGCGGCGCTGCGGCGAACTGCTAGACAACATTGCATCAGACTGCAGCAATATGACGGAATCCGTTGATGGTGAGCACAAGACAGCTCTGGAAGAGATAAGCAGCATTATCGAAACTATCGCTAATTCCCGTCGGTCAGGAGACTGGTTCAACTCCTTCTCAGTACAGGACATGGAAGCGGTGCGGAGGTCACTGCAGAGCTTCGTAGATCTGGTAGAGGATGCTTTCGCCATCGCGCATCTTACGGAAGATGCACCGATACCATTCGACGTACACATGCTGCCAGAGCACCTTGAGAGGATAGCAGCGACGGAGGGAGGTGCGTTGGCCGGATTCATCAGCACGCTCGGCATGCGCATCCGCGGCATGATGTCGGACCCGAGACTCGGTCAAGTGATTGGAAGTGACCCGGCGATCACCTTCGATGCCTGGCTTGACGCGTTCGTGGGCAGCAACGCCTCGGCCAACGGACAGGTCGCAATCGTTGACCTTTCGTTGGTGCCTTCAGAAATAATCCACGTAGTCGTTGCGGTTCTGGGACGGCTGACGTTTGAGGCATTGCAGCGCTACCGACGGCTTCATCCTGATGGCAAACCTCTGCCCACGACCTTGGTTCTAGAGGAAGCACACAACTTTGTTCGGCGAGGCGCCAACGAAGATGGGCCGGCAGAAAACCCGACCCAGCTCTGTCGCGAGACGTTCGAAAAGATCGCGCGCGAAGGTCGCAAGTTTGGTCTTGGATTGATGCTATCGTCACAACGCCCATCGGAGCTCTCGCCCACGATCCTTGCACAGTGCAATACTTTCCTACTGCACCGGATCGTAAACGACCTCGATCAGGCGCTAGTTGGACGTCTCGTTCCCGACAATGTGGCGGGCTTGCTAAAGGAGCTACCTAGCCTACCATCCCGTCAGGCAATTTTGCTGGGATGGGCCACGCCGATTCCTTTGCTCGTGGAGATGGATGAACTTGCCGAGGCACATCGGCCGCAATCGTCAGACCCAGATTTCTGGGACGTTTGGATCGGCAAGAACCCACGTCCGATCGATTGGCCCACCCTCGTCGGCGATTGGACCGGCAGTGCGCAGAATTGAACAGACTGCGCTCCTCGATCAGACGTTTCCATGACTGCCGCACGCCTTATGAGTCCGACGGGAGAAAACAAGGTGAGCTGGTGATCTCATTGCTCAATGGCTTGCAGGACGAGACGGAGAGCGAGGTCGAGTTCGTCGAATCCGCTATTGTCATTCGGCGTCACAATTGATCCCTTCAGCATCCAATTTTGCATGCCGAATGACAGCTTGCCCGCTAAGTTGAGTGGCGTAAGTCGGCCGGCGTCAGCAGGCGATGAGATCGCTTCGACGGAAACACTGATCCGGCAGCAAGTGCCCGAGCATTGCTAACTGCGTTTCGTGTTGCGGGGACTTCGTGCTGAGCACAGACGAGGCTAGGGCCGAGATCGATCGGATCGACACCATTGCAATCAACTGGCGCCAAGTTTTTGAGGATGAGGGTGTCGACGAAATCGAAAGAATAGCACCTGCCTTCCCAATAGCAGACTGCTTTCCCCGCAAGCTCGTCTCCAGCCTTAGAGAGCTCAGCCGACTTTGCCGGCTGCGCTGGCCTTGCTTTTTACGGTCGTACTTCCACCGTTGTGACTGATAAGCACTTCTCTACGAGATGGAGAGCATGACCTTATCCCAGTTAGAGAATCCCTCCGCGAAAAAGGCCGGTCTTTTCGACCCCCGATCCTTATTCGATCGTTCAACTGCGCTCTCGACAAAGTCAGACGTATCGGCATTCAATGCCCGCACCACCTCTGATACAATATGGGGCCGACCACCGATGAGCGTGACCTCCGGCTCCGAGCGGCTCGATGATACAATCGGAAGTTCGATAAGCGCCGTATAGCACGACCCAAAACATTCGAGCGAAAAAGGCGTCAACAAAGCATCGTCAGAAGTCAGTTGAATTTCGTCAGGCCAATGGTTGAAGATGATATTGACGCCTGGCGTTGATGCTACGGCAAGAAATTCGATGTGAGTATCAACCCAATCGACGAAGTCGGCAAATTTAAAGCGGCGCGCTGTCTGCCGACCTGCCCGAACCATCGCCGATACAATCCTACGAAGAACTGGCGCGGCCGGAATCCAATGCGCAAATGGCCCTTCGCCTGGTGCCATTTCCAACTTGAGCTCTTTTCCCTTGAAACGGAGCGTTATCGATTTCTGCGGCCTGGCCAGTATGACGCCAATCTCGATGATGGCGACCGCCTCCTCCAGGTCGACAATTCGTTCACCGTCATAGTTGAGCGTTAGGTTCGCCTCCGCCTTCGGAAAGTCGATCAAAAATTCAAGGAAGTTGTTTGCAAGTCGCACCGGCCCGAGCTTTCCATCGAATATCGGAGTGACGAACATCTCGAGCTCTACCGAGGTCCACTCGCCTGCTTCCGAAGAAAGTTCAACCGTGGTTGACATCGATGACGATACGTTTAGCTCCAGCACCGCTTCCCGAAACTCATCGCGATCATTGTCGAGCGGAATTCCGAACCGGCGTCGCTCAATCGTCAGGTCCGTCACCTTAAGCGTGCGAGGGCCACCCAAAAAGAGCTGACCGATCTTTTCGCCCGCATTTTCTCCTGGAACGAAAAATCGACCGACAATGGATCTGTTATCAAAACCGCAAGTCTTGCGGTAGTCGACCTTCCCTGCAATATAATCGGCAGGTGCCCCTCCGAGCATTCCGTTTAAAGCCTTTGCCAGCCCTTCTCCTGCTGGAGACAATTCTACCGCACGATCGAGTGGCACAAGAATCGTGATTCTGTGAATGTTCCGCTTTCCTTTGGCTTCCTCGCTGCGAACCCGCTTGAGGGTGTCGTAGATCATTTTTTGATCGACCGGGACGAGGAGAGTGCGAATCGGCGTCCGCCCGTCTTTGACGAAAAACATGACGACGATCGCCGCCGGCAGGTCAGCATCAACGAGATGCTTGAGCGCCGACAGCTTGATCCTCGGCGGCTGAGATCCTTCTGTCGCTTTCACTTGGATCAAGAATTTCGGAAGATCGTTCTGGGAATCAAGCGGACGCTCTTTCATCCGCAAAGGCTCGCCTTCAAGGAGGTAGTCCCAGCCGAGACGGTCTGCCTGTGATTTCTGGGCACGAAACCCTTCCGGTTCACACCAACCGATGAACACATTCTCACCTCGCGCGCCAAGATCTGGAACGCTCACTGAATTCTTCATATTTTAGACCATAGCCTTAGCTACTGCTGAAACCAGATCGATAGTCGGGAAGAACCCGAGTTCGTGGAGTTGATGCAGTAATTCCTCAAATTGAAGGTGATTGGCGCTGCCCTTGGCGGCAAGCTTCGCCAGTTCATCGATTTTGCCGGCGAGTAATTCGATGTCCCGCTGGCGGCGTTTGGAGTCCGCAGGCGACAGCCGCTGCGGGCCATCGACAACAAACGCGGCCGAATGTTTTCGGACGTACTCCGCGACGTTGTCCAGCGCAATTTCGCTTTCGCCGGCCTTTGAAAAAGCCATGCTGATGCTGTACGCGGCATCTTCAAGGTACGGCCTGTCCCGCACGAGGTCCGGCGAGCTGTCTTTGCGGCGGTACCCGCTGAGAGAGAAGCTTCCGTTTTGCAGGTTGTAAAACCCGATCTCAAAAGGACCGAACGTCGCAACGCCTTTAGCGATATTGACCGACCATGGATTTTGCGGCCCGCCGCGAGCTTCGACCGCTTTGATCAGCCCGCTCACCTCTCGCGCATGAAGTCGCGCACGCTCGAGCTGAGCTTGGTCGTTCTCGAATATGGAAATGGCGTCCGGCTTCCAAGCCAAGTGCCGCGCGTGGAGTTGGTGCCAGGCACGCAGAGCGGCTTGGGCCGGACCGGGAATTTCCTCGCCTTCCATCCATCTTCGAAGCGTTCGCGTCGAAACTCCCAACAGTTGCGCAGCCTCGGCCAGGTCGAGGCCCAGAAATGTCAAAATTTCAGTCAGCTCAATACTTGTCATTATGTAAAATCCGTTTTGATAATTTGTCCTTCGTATTTTGACAATATGTCAGAAAAAAGAACCTGCTTTGTCCCCCTCCCCTTCCGCGGGAGTGTCGTCCCGACGCGCGAGTTGGCGAATGCCGTCACCAAAACAGATTGAAAAATGGACCGCCGCTACTCGGTCGTCGTCATCGCATTCCGTCGGTTCAGACGCAGATTTACCGCAAGAGTATTGGGATTCAATCCTGGCTGACGCGAGCGTCGGAACGAGTCCAGGCGTGCCAATTCAGCAGCGACGGCTATCGGAGATCCCTCGTCACGTTTTGCGGGTGACCTGCCAGCGCTGCAGTCGAATCGTTGAGATCCGAAAAGGCAGATGCGGTCGGGTCTTTCGATCAGCATGCAGTCTGGAAGGACGTCGGGCAGAAGTCGGCCGATCGGACATGTCAGAATCGTAGCGCGCGCTACGAGGAGGATGGCTGCTGGCTATCTTTCAAGAGCTCCTAAAGGATCCGCTCGCGATCGGTTTGTTACTCAATGGCGCTTAACCACCATCCAACACCCCTGTCCGGTGGCGATCGCAACGCTCTAAAGAAGGAGCTGGGCAAACGACTCCTTGAAATCGACGGGCAGGGCCAACCCGAAGGGGTAGGTCGTCGGAAAAGATCGGGGATGAAGGAGCCTTAACAAGCGGGACACGGATCGGGCTAACGACTTCACGCCGCCCGAAAAGCGGCCGGCTTCGAGTCCAGTTGAGAGGCCGCTGCCCGCTTTGGTGGCATCTGGCCCCTATCGAGCCCACGAGACGCGGCTTCCCGAAGTCTATCTTGTTGAGACGCTAGGCTGTCAGCCGGCGACCGCCGTCGTGCTGATCGTGTCGCCACGGTGGCGAGACTTGCCTGCCGATCGCCTGCAGATCATCCATCCAGGCAGCCGTTTGGTCCTCGACACCGGTAGCACACATCTCCTGCCCGGCGCCTACTATGTCGCTCTCCGTACTGGCACATCATCGCCACCGAGGAAACTCACTTTTCGCCGGCATCATCAGTCTGATCCCGACAGCCGCCTTCACAGGCATCCCGCAGTCGGGGCGCGCAGCACGCAAAGGCGTAGAGAGAGCGAAGCGTCTCCTTCTTGGCACTGTCGTGCAGCCCGCACCTCGTTCGTAATCAAAGCCTAAAGCTGCCGCGATCCGCATAACCTTTGGGCCGAATATCCAGCGCGGCGATCAGGTCCAGGCGCTGCTTCCGACAACCAAACTCGGGGTGATCTCCCACCTGGAGCCACGCTCCGTCACGGCGCTCAAGCCATCCGGATGCAAACACCTCGCCCGCCAGGAAACCGCCATTTGCCGTTCGGACCCAGCGTTCGCCGTCGATCGCAGGCCACAGAGCAACGTGGATTGATAGCTCGTCCCAATCCGCGTCGTGAACGCTGGCAATCGCCGCAATATCCTCGATCATGAATCGGTACGTTCGACCATCGTCCCCGTACCTCGGATCCAGCAGCGGCCAGCTGTTTTCTCCTGCACGCGGCGTAAACAATCCCTGGTCGATGCCAGCATTGATCCCGGCGACCATCACATTGCGCCAGGCCCGCCGCCTGCGGGACCCGTCGTATTTCACCTTGGTTACCCCCTTGGACGCGGTCGGAATCACGTCCGCACCCTCGTAGTTGAGGCGATCGAAGGAGAATCCGCGGAGGTCTTCGTCCGATGTCGGAACACCCGTCATCGCCGCGAGCCGGCTCAGGAACGGCAATTCCTCGAGCAATGCAAAGTCCGGATGCACCGGTGCACGCTCCAACATGCGGGCTCGCAGCGCTGCATGACTTGCAAAGCCGCATGCGGCTGCGATCGCCTCGGTCAGATGGGATGATTTGTAGTTCGGATAGCCCTGCCTAACCGCACGCTTCACGGACGTGAGCGCAGATTCAGTCAAAGGGATAGCGGTCAAAGGATCCACCTGTTCATATCGGCGGCCGATGTCCACAGATTACGCACCGACCTGGATATGACGGTCGATCCAAGGATTTGAAATAGTGCCCACTTTGACCCTGTGGCAGGTCCGGCGAGACGGCCGATTCGAAGAATGCACGATCTATCAGCCAGCTTTCAAGGACCTAGGCGCCTCAGGGCAGCCGCTCCATAGGGGTGTAACTTCCCGTTGACGGCTCCAATGCTGTTCGCGCGCTCGAGGAACATGACAAGCCGCCAGTGCACATCTACGTGCCAACCGATGAAACGGTTGGCGGAGCGCGCGGGCGCCTTACCTCGTCCGCTCATCGTCTCGCTTGTGACCGCGCAACTCGGCATCGATTCCCTGCTCTGCCTTGCGGCGACGGCTATTGGTGAGCTCCGAAAGCTCATTCTTTAGTGCATGCCGCCGGGTTTCAACGGCGGGCATGTCGTTCACGAATTGCCTAACCTGGCGCGCGAGCGCGTGATCTGCCGCCGCTCCAGAATGCTGCAGCTCGGCTGCGTAATCGAGATATCGCCGCCGGATCGCATCCTGACGTGACTTGATCTGCTCGTCCCAAGGACGTTTTGCAGTCGTGCCGCCCCTCCCCTCCGAAAGCCCCTCTTTCCGGGCGAGCCGGTCGACATCAGGTACGATTTTTCGCTTGCGCATAGCGAGCACCGCCCCGCGATCGGCCTTTTGAACTCGCCCGCGGGTTCGCCGCGGCGTTGCCTCGGCCGCTATCCCGCGAAGCCGGAGTTCGCCAGCAAATCGCTCCCGCCAAGCCTGCAGATCTGCCTTCCGAGGGTTGAGACGCTTGCCGTCGTGGCCCAGGGACCGGACGGTCAAGTGCACGTGGGGATGTTTGTCGTCGAGGTGCTGGACGAAGACATAGTCATGATTGTCCCCGAACGTTTCGATGGCAAATGCCCGGGCTGAATCCTTGACGGCGACGGCATCGGTGCCAGCCGGCATCGACAGAATGATGTTGATCGAAAGCGACCCATCACGGCGGCGCTTGTCGTCAAGGCCGGCATCATCCTCCCAGCGTTGCTGTAGGTCTTTCAATCCGGAACGACCGGCCAGACTCGCGCCCTGCTCTGTTTCCGCATCGAGCTCGCCGTTTCGCGTGATATACGCAAGGTGCGACTTGAGATGCGCCACGTCCTTGGTGCGGCCGGTGATCTTGACCATCACCTCTGGCGCTCGGCGCACGATCCGTTCGAGCTTCGCGCGCATAGCCGGCGTCAGGCGACTAGGAACCGCCGGATCGGGGATATCCCACTCGGCCCGCCGCGGGCGCCGATTGGGCGTTTCCCAAACATATGAGATCGGCGGAAGCTCGGAGGCCAGGTCTGCCGGCCGCGGCTTATGGCGCCGACTCATCGCCGCCCATCCCAATAATCCGCGTTGCCGTGCAGCGCATTGCGTAGTTGCGCGAGCTCTTTTTCGATGACCAACTGGGCCTCTTGAATTGCGGACAGATCGGGCTCGACCGCCCTGCCCTGCAGCACACTGGCGTTCGCTGCGCGCGCGATCTGATTGATGTTGCCGCCGATCTGGTTGAGCTCGCGAACAATCGCGCGGAGCGCCTCGTGCTCGCCTGGAGAATGCTGCACCGGTGATCCCAACCGCGAGCGCACCAATGCAACGATCCAGCCGGTTCGGGTCATGCCGCGCTGATGTGACACTTCCGCGAGCTGCCGCATCTCGCTCTCGCGAAATCGCACCGTCACCTTCTCCGGTCGCCCGACAGGCAGCACGGAGATGCGCGGCACTGGTTCAGCAAGTGCCTCAGCAATGAGACGCCGCAAGAGCGCGGATTTGCCGCCCTGGGTCGCTGCCAAAGCTGAGAACTCCGCAGCGACTTCGTCAGAGACGCGAAGCGAGATCAGAGCCATGCACTCCAATCCCAATCGCGATCTAATACATCGCTGGCGCGAAGCCTATCCTGCACTAGAAAAAGCGAATCCTTCCACTCCCTCCGTGTTGGTTCGAACCAACAGGCTCGGCATTCAAAGCTCGGGATTTGCTGCAGGTGAGATCCAACCCAGCCGACGATCGATGCGCAGAATTCCTCCGGGAATGGCGCCGCCGTCAGCCCCGGTGCTCTTATTCCACGAACGCCGCGCGTGGAGACCGGCAACATTGGCACCGGGTATGTGGACCGCGGCTTACCAGCAGCCTCCGGCCTCTCTACGGCGCTGTGGGGGGCGCGTTCGGCCTCCGGCTGCTGCGCTAACGCGCCATCCTTCGGATGGGAAATCCGCTCCGCCGGCATGCCAAGCGCAGCGGTCTTTCTGAGGAGACAGTCGAAGGCCAGCTTCATGCGAAAATGATCTCTTCGATGGTGATGGTCGATGCCGGCACCTCTTCCACTTCTTCTGCGCCATCGACCAACAGCACGGCATGGCGTGAGCCTTGAGACGCGAGCCGATCGACGAGAAGACAGCCCGCGCGATCTTGGTGGCGCACTCTGATCGTCACTGACGAACTCATTCGCTCATTTCGATGGACGGAAGACCTGGAGCTCTTCTCCGCGGCCGCCGTTACACGGTCTCTCTCTATGGGTCGCAATGCTACTTGCGGTGCGATCGGGCCTCGCGCCGATTGAGCTCCAGCGGCACCTTCGCTATCAGCATGGGAGCCCCCAACTCCGCTACGAATTTTGCGAGCCAGCTGGCGGGCGTGGGCGTCGGTGAAGCTCTCCTGTGCTGCACATATGGTCTCGACGGCGTTGGGCTGCTCACGCCAAGCCTGGTAGAGTTCATACACTGCACGGATTGACGAGCCCGCAAGCTTCGACCGGAGAAATTCCGGCATACCAGGCGGCGGGATCGCTCCTGATGGAAGCTGGGTTCATTGTCGCCCCGGCTTCTTCCTTCCCGTTCGCGTGCTATCACGATTGCATCGTCGGCTATTCCTGGAGCGCCTGCAGGCGGCGTTCGATGGCACCAAGCTCCAGTTGTTCGGCCATCTCGCGCACCTCGTCGAGCCAGCGGCATTCGCCCGCCATCTAAACGCCCTCCGCAAGGTCGAGTGGGTCGTCTACGCCAAGCGTCCCTTCGGCGGACCAGAACAGGTTCTGACTTATCTCGGGCGCTACACTCATCGCGTTGCGATCGCCAACGGCCGGCTTCTTACCTGTGAGCAGGGCCACGTCCGCTTCCGGTGGAAAGATTATCGCGCCGGGAACAAATCCAAAGTAATGACGCTCGACACTGAGGAGTTCCTTCGTCACTTTCTGCTTCACATATTGCCGAAGGGGTTCCGCCGCATCCGTCATTTTGGTTTCCTGGCGAACGCCTGCCGCGCCGCCAAACTCGCGCGCATCCGAGCGGCACTTGAAGCCCCGCAGCCCCCTCCGCCTGCCGAAGCTGTCGACTATCGTGAGCGCTGCGCCATCCTCCTTGGTCACCGCCTCGACGTGTGCCCCATCTGCGGAGGCCGCATGGTCGAGATTGGGCCTGCGCCGCGTGCGCCGCCGCGACGCGCACCTCGCTGCGATACATCATGACCGACTACCTCGACTTATTCGCTCCCACTGCACGTCAAGCGACGCAGCAGCGCGCGCGGGAGGGACCTGTGGGCCGGTGGGGCGATCGGGCGCGCGGTGGTCACGCGTTTGTCCTATCGTCGGCCCGCCGGCGCAAGCTGTCGCCTCACCTCCGAGGACACGACCGCCGTGAGCTCCTCGTTCAACTGCGCCGCGATTGAATTTGCCACCCGCAGATTCTCTTCCTTCTTAGTGGCGGCCAGACGTTGCGCTTGCTGAAACACTGAGGCTGCGAAAGCAACCGCGGCGTGTTCCTCCGCTTGCCCACCACTATTATTGAGTTCGGCGGGGAGCTCGAACGATCCTCCCGTCTTGCCGTCCAGAAAATCCCAGCAGGTCCGAAATAAGTGGCGATAGCCTTGGGTTGCTTCCGGCCCCCTATCGACGACGCCGGCTTGCTTTGCGTACTGAAAATCCCGCTCATAACCGAGCTCTGTCAAGAGCTTCGCCCCAACCAGGTCGGTCACGACTTGCATCTCTTCGATGCTCAAGTCAGTTTGCCAAGCCTCCACTGAGCGGTCATCGACGGCCTTTCGCTCCAGGATCTTGCGATCTCCGAAAGTGCTGGAGCGGAGATAGTCCGTCTGCCCCCCCCGCGCCGATCCCGTCTCGGTCGGAGTGTAACCGAGGCCGGCAAGCACGCGCCGAATTTCGTCATCGGGGTGCGCCACAAGGGTCTCATAGTGGACCACCTGCGTCTGAGGTCGACTGCGGTATGCTGCTAGCGCAGGCAGGCCCAGGACAAGATCTGCGAGAGAAGATGCGATCGCGGGCGTGGGCTGGCCCAACGCGATATCGGCGAGACACGATGCGATGGCGGGCGGGGAACTTGCGGCCAGCAGAGGGACGCCCCATGTCGTCTTCAGTGATGCGGCGATGGCGTAGGGGTTACGCATGAGAACGAGACGCGGTGCTTCCGGATAAAGGGAATCCAAAAAGTCGAGCACCGTCCAATAGCGCGGCGTCTTGTCTATGAGAGTGCGTTTGCCTGCAGCAGCTAAATACTGGCAATAAGCTGCATCGGAAAAAGCGCGGGTAACGATCATCCGATCTATTCGCCCCAAGAACTGCGAGGTTGCGCTTTGAACCAATGATGCGCCGGCTGGGTGGCGGTGGTCGACTTTACCGAAGGCCTCAAGTGCCAACATGAGCCACGGTTCAGGCGGAGCCAAAATATCCGGGTGCCGCTGCAGCAAATGCGCTAGCAGCGTCGTCCCCGAGCGGGGAAGACCGAGCAAAAAGCACACCGCAGGCGCATGGCTTACATCGCGGTTCATCATTCAACAGCCTATCTTGGACAGACCGAGCGTCCGTCTTAAAACCTTCGTCCGGTAGAAAGAGACAACACCAGCAATGGCAATCCAGATAGGGTCAACCATCCCTATCCTCAGATGACGTGACATCCGCGAGGATGACATCATGCCGCGACAACATTCGATGGCCCTTGTGGCAGCTTTGGCTTGTTCGCTGCATGAGCGCCTACTGCGCGCTTCGGATGGACGCGCGCCATCTCCGATTGGCAATGCGTACGTAGATTGCCCGTTGTTCAGGTTTGTTGCAGATAGACCGTAACTCTCATCGATCCCATTCGTAGCGGAAATGGAAGACGACCCTATCCCTGTTTCGCATGATCTGGGTGCCATGAATTCAATCCATTTAGCCAGCCACAGCACCGCACCTGAGATCGGCTGCGCCCAGCTCCTTTCGGGGCCGGAGCCTCCAAGCATCGCCCCGCCGCGCGGAGCTAAGCCATATTGAGACCATCAGAAAAGCTATACCGTGGTTTATCGGAAATAAGCGGCAAAGCGACCGCGGAAGCCCGTCGCTTCGAGCCGCCACGATGCCATTCCCTCGCCAGCCAAAGAAGACGGTAGCTCATCTCGATGTCTAAGTGCGCCATCTGAACCCAATATCCGCCATTCGTAGGATCGGCAAAACTCAATAGTTTTGATGGAGCACATCCATACCGTGGATTGATGGCTTAACCGGCCAACGGCCTCTGCATCCAAAGAGACACGGCCGTGCTCTGCCTGTCATCTCGCAAGGAACAGAGCAGGGGTGCCGAAATCATTCCCGCATCTTCGGCATCCCCTTAAGCGCTCTTCTACTCCACACCATCATGCTCGTCGGCACGCGATCAGCCGCGCGAGCCCTCCAGAAGAGCAGGGAGCATCTCAAATGCCAGACCACCGCCGGCTGCCGCCGCGATACTTGCGGAGCCCCGAAGCGGCACGCTTTCTCGGCCTGTCCGCCGAACTTTGGAAAAGCATCGCACATACGGTACGGGGCCGACTTATCGCAAGCTCGGTGGGCTCGAAAACCTCGAAGCCTTGGTGGACCGCGGAGCCAAGAAATCGACCAGCGATCCCGGCACAGGAACGGTCTTGCTCGCAAAGCGGCAAATACCGCATTCCTTATGTGTCGCGCGCCATGGAAAACTGCCCCCCATATTGCCTCAGATGACAATGTTACCGAAGTCACCCTGGTGTCTTCTGGATCGACTGCCGCGAGTCGGAGCAAGCCGCTCGCGAAGCTCGCCCCCCAGAGCGCCGTAGCGAGCGAGCGGCTTGCGGTGCTTCAGCGAAAGAACCTGTCAGGATTAAATACGAAGGCGCGAAGCTTGGACCGATAGTGTGATCTCTGTGTTGCTGATGAGCTGTCGAGCGGCCTTTGATCGCCAATTCTTCACCAATCGCTGCACCGTGCGCCGCTGA contains:
- a CDS encoding ATP-binding protein, producing MSSPIERLAELVIGTVESISSDEIRVLLDLDAPQATALNTGTPMSFPRLNSYVLIPNEAGATVAYVTWIGIERSPYPKRSGLKDFGLIDLPFPLRKMSLTPIGTLSVARNRREGSSMFELSRGIVAFPSVGDQIPIPTPEQITAIVGAKDKDRRVRIGSSPLAADTSIMVDPDKIFGRHVAVLGNTGSGKSCSVAGLIRWSLDAAQAALENGTEQPNARFIILDPNGEYAKAFADRGGNIRLFRVPPIDLNRGERALRLPAWLWNGHEWTAVSFARPGAQRPLLLQALRELKNGQLAGTPRQTIVRRHLYSYRIMIAAMLAEGAATYAGSASNRRRCGELLDNIASDCSNMTESVDGEHKTALEEISSIIETIANSRRSGDWFNSFSVQDMEAVRRSLQSFVDLVEDAFAIAHLTEDAPIPFDVHMLPEHLERIAATEGGALAGFISTLGMRIRGMMSDPRLGQVIGSDPAITFDAWLDAFVGSNASANGQVAIVDLSLVPSEIIHVVVAVLGRLTFEALQRYRRLHPDGKPLPTTLVLEEAHNFVRRGANEDGPAENPTQLCRETFEKIAREGRKFGLGLMLSSQRPSELSPTILAQCNTFLLHRIVNDLDQALVGRLVPDNVAGLLKELPSLPSRQAILLGWATPIPLLVEMDELAEAHRPQSSDPDFWDVWIGKNPRPIDWPTLVGDWTGSAQN
- a CDS encoding helix-turn-helix domain-containing protein; the protein is MTSIELTEILTFLGLDLAEAAQLLGVSTRTLRRWMEGEEIPGPAQAALRAWHQLHARHLAWKPDAISIFENDQAQLERARLHAREVSGLIKAVEARGGPQNPWSVNIAKGVATFGPFEIGFYNLQNGSFSLSGYRRKDSSPDLVRDRPYLEDAAYSISMAFSKAGESEIALDNVAEYVRKHSAAFVVDGPQRLSPADSKRRQRDIELLAGKIDELAKLAAKGSANHLQFEELLHQLHELGFFPTIDLVSAVAKAMV
- a CDS encoding relaxase/mobilization nuclease domain-containing protein: MRAKLERIVRRAPEVMVKITGRTKDVAHLKSHLAYITRNGELDAETEQGASLAGRSGLKDLQQRWEDDAGLDDKRRRDGSLSINIILSMPAGTDAVAVKDSARAFAIETFGDNHDYVFVQHLDDKHPHVHLTVRSLGHDGKRLNPRKADLQAWRERFAGELRLRGIAAEATPRRTRGRVQKADRGAVLAMRKRKIVPDVDRLARKEGLSEGRGGTTAKRPWDEQIKSRQDAIRRRYLDYAAELQHSGAAADHALARQVRQFVNDMPAVETRRHALKNELSELTNSRRRKAEQGIDAELRGHKRDDERTR
- the mobC gene encoding plasmid mobilization relaxosome protein MobC, with amino-acid sequence MRQLAEVSHQRGMTRTGWIVALVRSRLGSPVQHSPGEHEALRAIVRELNQIGGNINQIARAANASVLQGRAVEPDLSAIQEAQLVIEKELAQLRNALHGNADYWDGRR
- a CDS encoding sulfotransferase family protein; amino-acid sequence: MMNRDVSHAPAVCFLLGLPRSGTTLLAHLLQRHPDILAPPEPWLMLALEAFGKVDHRHPAGASLVQSATSQFLGRIDRMIVTRAFSDAAYCQYLAAAGKRTLIDKTPRYWTVLDFLDSLYPEAPRLVLMRNPYAIAASLKTTWGVPLLAASSPPAIASCLADIALGQPTPAIASSLADLVLGLPALAAYRSRPQTQVVHYETLVAHPDDEIRRVLAGLGYTPTETGSARGGQTDYLRSSTFGDRKILERKAVDDRSVEAWQTDLSIEEMQVVTDLVGAKLLTELGYERDFQYAKQAGVVDRGPEATQGYRHLFRTCWDFLDGKTGGSFELPAELNNSGGQAEEHAAVAFAASVFQQAQRLAATKKEENLRVANSIAAQLNEELTAVVSSEVRRQLAPAGRR